In Pseudomonadota bacterium, one genomic interval encodes:
- a CDS encoding PAS domain S-box protein has protein sequence MEEILGRGVVEWTAPYDLERNAAEVKRCVKQGYVRNLEIDYVNRSGQITPIELNATVLGSGDSARILSLCRDITDRRRTEQKLKESEEKYRNIFEHAVEGIFQSTPEGKFLSVNFAMAKMYGYTSPEEMVNSITDIGTQYYVDPKRRIEFRHLLDTQDIVEGFELEAYRKDGSKIWVSENVRAVQDGEGKLLYYEGTIEDITEQKQAIENLRTLEELESSVLSAIPHAVIGLKERKIIFANNAVETVFGWKPEELIGKNTRVLYRTEEEYKEIGKHFYPVLEKQQTYSEDFPCRRKDGKDMLCRVSTSRIGESLKERQIVVMYEDITEQKQAQMLLHESEEKYRSIVEYAVEGIYQTTRGGQLIVANKSFLQMLGYDSFEELTESIRDIGKQLYVELGQREELMRMLDKQNVVSGFETQLYRKDGSTMWVSFKVRTVRDSKGNMLYNEGTMEDITYRKQAEESIRQNMDRLRKAIGGTIDVIAMAVEVRDPYTSGHQRRVSSLGRSIAKEMDLSQEVTDGIRMAGVIHDLGKISIPAEILSMPRKLTELEFGLIKTHPQIGYDMLKDIEFPYPIAQMVLQHHERLDGSGYPQGLKNEDIILEAKILAVADVVEAIASHRPYRPALGMDIALKEIIQNKGILYDPQVVEVCVKLFKNNGFKFE, from the coding sequence CTGGAGGAGATCCTCGGCCGAGGCGTGGTTGAATGGACCGCCCCATATGACCTGGAGCGAAATGCCGCCGAAGTGAAGAGGTGTGTCAAGCAGGGCTATGTTAGAAATCTGGAAATCGACTACGTAAACCGGAGTGGACAAATCACTCCCATTGAGCTCAACGCGACCGTCCTGGGCAGCGGAGACTCCGCCAGGATCTTGTCACTGTGCCGCGACATCACGGACCGCAGGCGGACAGAGCAAAAACTTAAGGAGAGCGAAGAAAAATACCGTAATATCTTCGAGCATGCTGTTGAAGGTATATTCCAGAGCACACCTGAAGGAAAATTCCTCAGTGTAAACTTTGCAATGGCAAAGATGTATGGTTACACCTCTCCCGAAGAAATGGTCAACTCTATCACCGACATTGGCACGCAATACTACGTGGACCCGAAACGCCGTATAGAGTTCAGACACCTACTTGATACACAGGATATTGTAGAAGGATTTGAGCTTGAAGCATACCGTAAAGATGGAAGTAAAATATGGGTTTCAGAAAACGTCAGGGCTGTTCAAGACGGAGAAGGTAAGCTCCTCTACTACGAAGGAACCATTGAAGACATCACCGAGCAGAAACAAGCAATAGAAAATTTAAGGACCTTAGAAGAGTTAGAATCCTCAGTCTTGTCTGCCATTCCCCACGCAGTCATTGGGTTGAAGGAACGTAAAATTATCTTTGCCAATAATGCGGTGGAGACTGTTTTTGGCTGGAAGCCTGAGGAGTTGATCGGGAAGAATACAAGAGTTCTTTACAGGACTGAGGAGGAATACAAAGAAATAGGCAAACACTTCTATCCTGTTCTTGAGAAACAACAGACATACAGTGAAGATTTCCCCTGTCGTCGCAAAGACGGGAAAGATATGTTGTGCAGGGTAAGTACTTCAAGAATTGGAGAGAGCTTAAAGGAGAGGCAAATTGTAGTTATGTATGAAGACATCACCGAGCAGAAACAAGCGCAGATGTTGCTCCATGAAAGCGAGGAAAAATACCGTAGCATTGTCGAGTATGCTGTGGAGGGGATATACCAGACCACACGTGGTGGCCAGCTCATTGTGGCAAATAAATCCTTCCTCCAGATGCTTGGATATGATTCCTTTGAAGAACTCACAGAGAGCATTCGAGATATTGGAAAGCAACTCTACGTTGAATTAGGGCAACGGGAAGAGCTTATGCGAATGCTGGACAAACAAAATGTCGTATCAGGATTTGAAACCCAGCTCTATCGAAAAGATGGGAGCACAATGTGGGTTTCTTTTAAGGTGAGGACTGTCAGGGATAGTAAGGGTAATATGCTCTATAATGAAGGCACAATGGAAGATATAACATACAGGAAACAGGCTGAGGAATCTATCAGACAAAATATGGATAGATTGAGAAAGGCAATAGGCGGAACCATTGATGTCATTGCAATGGCGGTCGAAGTGAGAGATCCATACACATCAGGTCATCAGAGAAGGGTATCAAGCCTCGGCCGTTCAATCGCAAAAGAAATGGACCTCTCTCAAGAAGTGACTGACGGTATCCGTATGGCAGGGGTTATCCACGACTTAGGAAAAATATCAATACCCGCAGAAATATTAAGCATGCCCCGCAAACTCACAGAACTTGAGTTTGGTCTTATAAAAACTCATCCACAGATCGGCTATGATATGCTAAAAGACATAGAATTCCCTTACCCTATCGCCCAGATGGTACTCCAGCACCATGAGAGATTAGATGGTTCTGGTTACCCCCAGGGCCTGAAGAACGAAGATATCATACTCGAAGCTAAGATTTTAGCGGTTGCCGATGTCGTTGAGGCCATTGCATCACACAGACCATACAGACCTGCATTGGGCATGGATATAGCTCTAAAAGAAATCATACAAAACAAGGGCATTCTCTATGATCCTCAAGTTGTTGAAGTATGTGTGAAACTGTTTAAAAATAATGGGTTTAAATTTGAATAG